In a single window of the Scophthalmus maximus strain ysfricsl-2021 chromosome 18, ASM2237912v1, whole genome shotgun sequence genome:
- the LOC118283704 gene encoding G2/M phase-specific E3 ubiquitin-protein ligase-like: MCSPRGQKHVDVLFILTVYFYRFREGLSVFVALAAIEEHCDVLAPVFLADQKTLCASDVVALFVTRSFSLAGSNRKRAELKTIAYWRDWLLQVEDGASQLSLGDILIFSTGLDKIPAMGFPTQPELEFLHPEDGPAMFPMANTCGPVLRLPVQPTFPKFESAMEMGIGGAIQFGIH; encoded by the exons ATGTGTAGTCCAAGGGGACAGaaacatgtagatgtgttgttTATTCTTACTGTTTACTTTTACAGGTTCAGAGAGGGCCTCAGCGTCTTCGTTGCTCTGGCTGCAATCGAGGAGCACTGTGATGTCCTGGCACCAGTCTTCCTGGCAGACCAGAAAACGCTGTGTGCCTCAGATGTGGTTGCACTTTTTGTAACACGCAGCTTCTCACTGGCTGGATCCAACAGGAAAAGAGCGGAGCTAAAAACCATTGCCTATTGGAGAGACTGGCTCCTGCAGGTGGAGG ATGGCGCATCCCAGCTGAGCCTGGGAGATATCCTTATTTTTTCCACTGGGCTAGACAAAATCCCAGCAATGGGATTTCCCACACAGCCGGAGCTGGAATTTCTCCATCCGGAAGATGGACCGGCCATGTTCCCAATGGCAAATACATGTGGACCAGTACTGCGCCTGCCTGTACAGCCAACATTCCCCAAGTTTGAAAGTGCTATGGAAATGGGGATTGGGGGCGCAATTCAATTTGGCATACATTGA